The genomic DNA GCCGTAGCGGGCGGCTTTGCGCACGTTGGGCCAGAATTTGGTCTTGTCCTTGAGGTCGGCCGCCGTGAAGCAGAAGGGCAGGCCGGCCTGGGCCAGCCGGGCGGCGTTGGCCGGGGCCTGCTCCCAGTGCTGCATGTCTTCGAGGGCAATGCGCTGGGCATCGTACACATCGTCAACCTGATACGCCTCCGGGAAATTGACGGGCACCACGAACGTGGCCCCGGTGGTTTTCAGCTCGGGCAGGCGTTGGTACTCGTCGCCGTGGCCTTTGATAATGTACTGCACGCCGGCCTCGTCCCCTACCCTATCGGCGCGCAGCGCCGAGAGCTTGTCGCGCACCTCAAAAATGGCGGGCAGGCTTTTTTGGCGGCTCAGGGCCTGCAAGCTCAGGTTCTGCTCACGGCGCGGGTTGCGCTGGTTCCAGCTGGCGTCGAGGTAGGTCTGGCGCAGCAGCGCGATACTGCCCATCAGCGAGCTAGGGTAGTCCTGGGTCGAAGTGCCTTTATCAAACGACAAGCCGCTGGCGGCCCGGTCGAGCAAAAGCACCTCGTTTTCCTTGAGGTCCGTGTTGAGGCTCACCAACGCCGCCGTGCCGCGCATAATGCCGTCGGGCTGCTGCGTGAGCACCGCCCCGAAGCCCAGCTGCCGGTAGGCTTTGGCCTGCTCGGCGTTGATTTTGAACAGCTCAGCCGCGTTGGCTTCGGGGTGAATGGCTTGGTTCCAGTCGTAGGCCCCCGCCTTTTGCGAGTCGAACTGCGGGCCGCCGCCGCGCCGGCCGCGCCGCTCGGGAGCCTTGGTTTCGGGCACGCCGTAGCTGGTGAAAATATCGACCAGACCAGGGTACACGAACTGCCCGCGCAGGTCGCGCACCACCGCGCCAGCCGGAATTTTAACCGAAGCTGTAGGCCCAACCGCCTCCACTTTTCCCTCCCGAATGACGAGCGTCGCGTCCTTCAGCTGGGTCTGGTAGTCAGTCTGAATGGTGGCGTGCGTGAAAGCGTAGAGGCCCGGCCGCTGGTCGTACACGCCGTTGCGGGGGTAGGTGCCGGGCTGCGCCAGCGCCGGCGCGGCCGCGCCCAGGCCCAGCAAAGCCAGCCCGGCGCGCAGCGAAAAAGAGAGCTTCGGAGTCAAGGTAGAACCAATAAAAAGCAACGGAGTAAAAAGCCGGCATCCACGCGGCCGACCCCTGCGCCAAAAGTAGCAGCGGGCGGGCACCAAGCTGCATCCTATCCCGAATTATTATCGTTTTTTTCAGGTAACTTTCTTTCTTCAACCGCTTCTTTCTCATGCGCAAAGGCACCCAGGTCAGTTGGAAATACGGCACCGGCACGGCCACCGGCAAAATCGAATCCGTCCACAAAGAATCCATCACCCGCAAGCTCAAGGGCAGCGACATCACCCGCCACGGCACGGCCGATAACCCGGCCTTCGTTATCGTGCAGGACAACGGCGACCGGGTTCTTAAGCTCAAAAGCGAAGTAAAACCAATTAGCTGACCGTGATTACCTTTATCCGTTTTTTATAGCTATCTCTTTCCTTATTTCTTTTCCTTATGTCCCTTTTCACTCATGCCCTTTTCTACTGCTGAGTTTTATGCCGTGCGCTACCAGGCCGAGCCGCCGCTGGTGCGGGGGGTAGTGCAACGGCCACTCTCCCCGGCCGAGTTCACGGAAGCCTGTGAGTTGCTGCTGGCAATGGCGCAACGGCACCAGTGCCCGTTTTGGCTGCTCGATGGCCAGGCCGACACTGCCGAGCGCCCAACTGACGTGTACGATTGGCTGGGCGACGAATTTCTGCCCCGCGTGTACAAAACGCTGGGGCTCATTCCGTGCCTGGCCTTCGTGGCGCGGGCCGAGTTTTGGGAGGCGCTGCAAGCCCGCAACTATGCCTCGCCCACCAGCACGCTGTTCGCGACCACGTTTCGGGCCGACTGGTTTACCAGCGAGGCAGCTGCCCTGGCCTGGCTGGGGCAGTTCCGGCCGGCCATTGGCGTGCCGGTGGGGGGGTAGGGCCGCCATTTTTCTGCCAAACAAGAAGCCCCGCCGGCAGCAGCTGGTGGGGCTTCTTGGTGAAGTCAGGTAAAAACCGGGGGGTAGGGCCGGGCCTAGCGGTTGTGCGGGTCGGGCTTGATGAAGGCTTCCTTCTCCATTTCTTCGGGCACCACCACGATGCCTTTTTGCAGCATCGAGTTGCGCTTGCCGTAGAGGAAATACACCACGAAGCCCACCAGCATCCAGCCAAAGGCTACTTTCAGCGTGAACGAGTCGAGGCCGATGATGAGCAGCGTACACACGCCCGCCCCCATAAAAGGCACCAGCGGAAACGACGGGGTAGAGAGCGGCGAACGGAACGGGCGGTGCTGCTCAGGGTCCGACTTGCGCATAATCCACACGCCCAGGCTCACCAGCACGAAAGCCAGCAGGGTGCCGAATGAGGTGAGGTCGCCGGCCAGATTGCCAGGCACTAAGGCCGCGAACAAGCCCACGAATACCATCAAAATCAGGTTCGACTTGTAGGGCGTGTTGAAGCGCGGGTGGATGTCGGAGAAGGCTTTGGGCATCAGCCCGTCTTTGGCCATCGAGAAGAAAACGCGGCTCTGACCCATGAGCATCACGAGCATAACGGACGTGAAACCCAGCAGGATACCGACCGTGACGGCCGTGGCCAGCCAGCCGTAGCCGGTCATGTGCGCCTTAATGGCATAGCTCACCGAAGCCTCGCCGCCAATGGCCGGGTCAGCAAATTCGCGCCAGTTGGCCACGCCCGTCAGCACGTACCCAAACAGGATGTAGAGCACCGTGCAGATGGCCAGCGAGCCCAGGATGCCGATGGGCATGTCGCGCTTGGGGTTGCGGGCTTCCTGCGCGGCCGTGCTCACGGCATCAAAACCAATAAAGGCAAAAAACACGATGCCCGCGCCGCCCAGCACGCCGCCCCAGCCGTGCTTGTTCCAGCCCTCGTAAGTGCGAACGACTTCGCCGGCGGCGTTTTTCACCACCGCGTCGGCCGGAATGAGGTAGGGCGTGTGGTTGGCGGGGTTGATGAACTGCCAGCCCACCCCGATGAACACGATAACGATAAGCACCTTCAGCACCACGATAATGGCGTTGAACATGGCCGACTCTTGGGTGCCTTTTACCAGCAACAAGCTCAGGGCCACGATGATGAGCAGCGCCGGCAGGTTGATAACCCCGTGCTCCGACACGCCATTGATGACGGCGTGCTCGAAAGGTGAGTGGCACAGACTATACGGTATATCCGTACCAAAAGTCTCCAGCAGCTTATTCAGATATTCGCTCCAGGCGATGGACACGGTGGCCGCGCCCAGGGCGTATTCCATGATGAGCGCCCAGCCGATAATCCAGGCCACGAACTCGCCCATCGTGGTGTAGGCGTAGGTGTAGGCCGAGCCGGCGATGGGAATCATGGCCGCGAACTCGGCGTAGCAGAGGCCCGCGAACACGCAGCCGAAGGCCGCCAGCACGAAGGCCGCCGTCACGCCCGGCCCCGACGCCTGCGCGGCGGCGGCGGCGGTCCGCACGAACAGGCCCGCCCCGATGATGGCCCCCACGCCCAGTGCCAGGAGGTTGCCCGCGCCCAGCGTGCGTTGCAGGGTGCCGTGTCCGGTTGAGTTAGCTTCGCCCAGAAGTTGGGCGAGCGGTTTTTTGGCAAAAATACTAGCCATGCAAAAAGAGGTAAAAGAACGAGTGGGGGGAAATAGTAACCGTTTTTTCGCGTTGCGATAAGCCTGGGAAACGACCAGCCGGGCCGAAAATACGCGAAACTTTGCGACTGGCGCACTTCCGGGTTTGGCAAGGGCTTTGCGCACGGGCGCGCCGGGCAGTGCCTACCCCCCGTTAGCCGGGCCATAGGCCCGCTGGGGCTGCCTTTTTAGTTTATTCATTATCAGCGATTGTTTATGAAAAAAACCTCCCTGTTCTTCATCCTGCTCGGCCTGGCCGCCGCCAGTGCCCACGCCCAAACCAGCGCAGGCCCTACCCCCCCCGCCGACCGCAACGCCGTGCAACAGGCCACCACCCAGGCCCAGCGCCTGGCCCAGGAGCTGAGCCTCTCGCCCGACCAGCACGCCCGCCTGCGCCAGGTGCTGCTACTGACCCGCCAGCACATGGACGCCGACCGCGCCACCCACCACGACGACCCCGCCGCCCTGCAAACCGCCATGACCTTCGACCGGGCCAAATCGGACGAGCTGATTCGCGGGGTGCTCACGCCCGCGCAGTACGTGCGCTACCAGCAGCTCAAGGCCGCCCGCATCGGGCAATTGCACACCACGGTGCATACCAATTAGCTGCATAAGCGCCCTGCGCATTCACCTCAACCTACCGCCTTCATCGGCAGAAAAGCCCTCTCCGGCGATGGAAGAGGGCTTTTTCGTGCCCGGCGCGGGCTTTGGCGTGCTCCTTGTATTTCCCCTGGCACCTCGGAGCCAACGCGGCCGCGCCTCCTGCTTTTCTCTCCTTTTTTCTGCTCAAAAATCAGTTGTTGTATTATGAAAAAGTCCCTGCTTCTGCTGGCCGCTATGGCCTTTGCCACCGCCAGCTTTGCCCAGACCATCCCCGCCCCTACCCCTGCCCAAACGGCCCAGACGCACCGCGGCAAACATGCTCACCAGCATAAAACCCCCGAGCAGCGCGCGGACCACCGCACCGCCATGCTCACCAAAAAGCTGAGCCTGACCGCTACCCAGCAGTCTAAGGTGCATCAAATAGTGCTGGCTCAGGCCCAGGAAGGCCAGGCGCTGAAGGCGCAATACCCCGCCCAAGCGCAGCGGCAGGCCCGCCACCAGGCCATGCAGGCCGGCCGCACCAAGTACCAGGCCCAGCTGCACGGCGTGCTCAGCGCCGACCAGTATGGCAAGCTGCAAGCCATGCGCCAGGAGCACAAGGGTGAGCACGGCAGCAAGCGGCCAGTTAAAAGCTAGCCCGCCGTGCCCCTACCCCCCTCCCAAACCCCGGCCCCACGGCCGGGGTTTTTTGGTGCCCGGCGCGCCGGGGCGCGGGGTGCCGGGCCGGGCTATGTTGGGCCGGCTCGTTATATTTGACCTTATCACCTACCCCGGCAGCCCGATAATCAGGCATTTAGCCTCGCGCCGCCAACCTCCCCCATGCCGCTCCCCAGTAGTAGCACCCCCGCGGTGCAGATTCAGCAATTTTATGATAAGGGCCTGGCGCACGCCTCGTACGCCGTGCGCGCCGGCCGCCAGATGGCCGTGATTGACCCCGGCCGCGACCCGCAGCCCTACTACGATTTTGCCGACGAGCACGACGCCGAGATTGTGGCCGTGATTGAGACGCACCCCCACGCCGACTTCGTGAGCAGCCACCTCGAAATAGCCCGCGAAACCAACGCCACTATCTATTGCAGCAAGCTCACCGGCGCGCGCTACCCCCACAAAAACTTCGACGACGGCGACCGCCTCAAGCTGGGCACCGTGGAGCTGCACGCCCTCAACACCCCCGGCCACTCGCCCGATAGCATCAGCGTATTACTGATGGATGAGCTGGCCCAGACCCGCGCCGTGTTCACGGGCGACACGCTGTTTGTGGGCGACGTGGGCCGGCCCGACCTGCGCGAGGACGCCGCCGGCGGCGGCCACACCCGCGAGGCCCTGGCCGCCCAGCTCTACGCCAGCCTGCGCCAAAAGCTGATGGCCCTACCCCCCGCCACGCGCGTGTACCCGGCCCACGGCCCCGGCTCGCTGTGCGGCAAAACCACCAGCCCCGACCTCGACAGCACCATCGCCAAAGAGCTGGCTACCAACTACGCGCTCCAGCCTATGTCGGAGCCCGAGTTTATCGAGGTGCTGCTCGAAGACCAGCCGTTCGTGCCCAAATATTTTGGGCACGACGTGCAGCTCAACAAGCAGGGCGCGCCCAACTTTGAGGACAGCGTGCGGGCCGTGCCGCGCCTGGGCAACCAGGCCGCGCCCGAGCCGGGCGTGCTGCTCATCGACACTCGGCCGGCCGCGCAGTTCCGCGCCGGCCACCTGCCGGGCGCCCTCAACCTGCAGGACGGCGGCAAGTTCGAAACCTGGCTGGGCTCAATAGTCGGCCCCGCCGAGCCGTTCTACCTGCTGGCCGACACCCGGATTCAGCTCGACGCCGTGATTCGCAAAGCCGCC from Hymenobacter psoromatis includes the following:
- a CDS encoding sulfurtransferase; translated protein: MQIQQFYDKGLAHASYAVRAGRQMAVIDPGRDPQPYYDFADEHDAEIVAVIETHPHADFVSSHLEIARETNATIYCSKLTGARYPHKNFDDGDRLKLGTVELHALNTPGHSPDSISVLLMDELAQTRAVFTGDTLFVGDVGRPDLREDAAGGGHTREALAAQLYASLRQKLMALPPATRVYPAHGPGSLCGKTTSPDLDSTIAKELATNYALQPMSEPEFIEVLLEDQPFVPKYFGHDVQLNKQGAPNFEDSVRAVPRLGNQAAPEPGVLLIDTRPAAQFRAGHLPGALNLQDGGKFETWLGSIVGPAEPFYLLADTRIQLDAVIRKAAKIGYEATIKSALLSPTPLPATSPEVDAAAVRAHPEQFTIVDVRNRTEAAKPLFDNALLIPLPELRERVGEIPTDRPVLVHCAGGYRSAAGASIIAAGLPGVAVYDLGEAVGKFLGESS
- a CDS encoding amino acid permease, which encodes MASIFAKKPLAQLLGEANSTGHGTLQRTLGAGNLLALGVGAIIGAGLFVRTAAAAAQASGPGVTAAFVLAAFGCVFAGLCYAEFAAMIPIAGSAYTYAYTTMGEFVAWIIGWALIMEYALGAATVSIAWSEYLNKLLETFGTDIPYSLCHSPFEHAVINGVSEHGVINLPALLIIVALSLLLVKGTQESAMFNAIIVVLKVLIVIVFIGVGWQFINPANHTPYLIPADAVVKNAAGEVVRTYEGWNKHGWGGVLGGAGIVFFAFIGFDAVSTAAQEARNPKRDMPIGILGSLAICTVLYILFGYVLTGVANWREFADPAIGGEASVSYAIKAHMTGYGWLATAVTVGILLGFTSVMLVMLMGQSRVFFSMAKDGLMPKAFSDIHPRFNTPYKSNLILMVFVGLFAALVPGNLAGDLTSFGTLLAFVLVSLGVWIMRKSDPEQHRPFRSPLSTPSFPLVPFMGAGVCTLLIIGLDSFTLKVAFGWMLVGFVVYFLYGKRNSMLQKGIVVVPEEMEKEAFIKPDPHNR